A single genomic interval of Lewinellaceae bacterium harbors:
- a CDS encoding PorT family protein, whose translation MKPVATLIILYLFTLGPSAYSQRFGAGAILGLNASQIDGDNQFGYRQFGLAGGLRGVARLSGRFDFQMEMLYSRRGSAAKNREKEGSGYPVDINLQYAEVPVLFNYKALENWDGQYVLHFCTGFSYSRLLRSQVKAKHAQPAGQEDFNIAEVERDFNKNEIGWVAGAAFLPIPKLSVGLRHVFALNPLFKSDEQAGKTLRSYYLQLQVAYLL comes from the coding sequence ATGAAACCAGTAGCTACCCTTATTATCCTTTACCTTTTTACTTTAGGCCCATCCGCATACAGCCAGCGTTTTGGGGCCGGCGCCATCCTCGGGTTGAATGCCTCGCAGATCGATGGAGACAACCAGTTCGGTTATCGCCAATTCGGCCTGGCCGGTGGCTTGCGGGGCGTTGCCCGCCTGTCCGGCAGGTTCGACTTTCAAATGGAAATGTTGTACAGCCGCCGGGGAAGCGCCGCTAAAAACCGGGAGAAGGAAGGTTCAGGCTATCCGGTAGACATCAACTTACAGTATGCTGAAGTTCCGGTTTTATTCAATTATAAGGCCCTTGAAAATTGGGACGGGCAATACGTATTGCACTTTTGCACCGGGTTTTCCTACTCCCGCCTGCTTCGATCTCAGGTAAAAGCAAAGCATGCCCAGCCGGCAGGACAAGAAGATTTCAATATTGCCGAAGTAGAGAGAGACTTCAACAAAAACGAAATAGGCTGGGTTGCAGGGGCTGCTTTTTTACCCATCCCTAAACTGTCTGTAGGGTTGCGGCACGTTTTTGCCCTCAACCCACTTTTCAAAAGTGATGAGCAGGCTGGAAAGACGCTGCGGTCCTATTATCTTCAGTTGCAGGTAGCCTACCTGCTTTAA
- a CDS encoding DUF1761 domain-containing protein, with product MKRQSFNHRAIWLCIVLSQAIPLLWYSIFSGGAESFGNIINKYLEVGMGSWLFVASIVGAVVAFYFMAWMFIQIPVDSGQGGLIAGSLIGATFNLVSLMSAGALLDDPVWFAIGDTVANVLVFGLAGLILGEWRHYEYLDKGVEVEEDVASFQEN from the coding sequence ATGAAACGCCAAAGCTTTAACCACAGGGCCATCTGGTTGTGCATCGTACTTTCCCAGGCTATCCCCCTGCTTTGGTACAGCATTTTCTCCGGCGGCGCCGAATCATTCGGGAATATTATCAATAAATACCTGGAGGTTGGCATGGGCTCCTGGCTCTTTGTCGCCAGCATAGTAGGCGCCGTCGTGGCGTTCTACTTCATGGCATGGATGTTTATTCAGATTCCGGTAGACTCCGGGCAGGGCGGGCTCATCGCAGGCTCACTGATCGGCGCTACCTTCAACCTGGTCAGCCTGATGTCGGCCGGAGCACTGCTCGACGACCCCGTCTGGTTCGCCATTGGGGATACAGTGGCTAACGTTCTGGTCTTTGGCCTGGCCGGCCTGATCCTGGGCGAATGGCGGCATTATGAGTACCTCGACAAGGGCGTGGAGGTCGAAGAGGATGTGGCCAGCTTCCAGGAAAATTGA
- a CDS encoding sodium:solute symporter family protein gives MLLTFIILYLISTLLIGWWASTKVHSTQDFVIAGRNLPMFVAACALFATWFGSETIMGASSEFVENGLIGVVEDPFGAALCLVLVGAFFARPLYRLNILTFNDFFRLRYGRSAEFISAVFMVPSYFGWIAAQMVAMSIILAAVTGITTFEGIMICTIVVVIYTYVGGMWAVSVTDFIQTIMIVIGLLLIAWQVGAAAGGVSKVLASTPEGFFNFLPEASFDGAIHYIAAWITIGLGSIPQQDVFQRVMAARSAKTAVRASYLSGFMYLTIGAIPLFIGLCGHILYPDDIHSGDTQMVIPFMVLEHSSIFLQIMFFGALLSAILSTTSGAVLAPATVIGENLVRPYFKDMSDRSLLYIMRLSVVGVALASAAMAMWNRNIYELVGQSSALSLVSLFIPLTAGLYWKRASNFGALASIITGMVVWIVCEFVIGTSIPSLIWGGVASLSAMMVGSWVWPDGTYGRFKEATA, from the coding sequence ATGCTCCTAACCTTCATCATCCTCTACCTGATCTCCACCCTGCTCATCGGCTGGTGGGCGTCTACGAAGGTGCACTCCACGCAGGACTTCGTCATCGCCGGGCGCAACCTGCCCATGTTTGTCGCCGCCTGCGCGCTTTTCGCCACCTGGTTCGGGTCGGAGACCATCATGGGCGCCTCCTCGGAGTTTGTGGAGAACGGGCTGATCGGGGTGGTGGAAGACCCTTTTGGGGCGGCCCTCTGCCTCGTATTGGTTGGCGCCTTTTTCGCACGGCCGCTCTACCGCCTGAATATTCTGACCTTCAACGATTTTTTTCGCCTGCGCTACGGCCGGAGCGCGGAGTTCATCTCCGCTGTCTTTATGGTGCCGTCCTATTTCGGATGGATCGCGGCGCAGATGGTGGCCATGTCTATCATTCTGGCGGCTGTCACCGGCATTACGACTTTTGAGGGGATCATGATCTGCACCATTGTCGTGGTGATCTACACCTATGTCGGCGGCATGTGGGCCGTGTCGGTAACGGATTTCATCCAAACCATTATGATCGTCATTGGCCTGTTGTTGATCGCCTGGCAGGTGGGGGCCGCAGCCGGCGGGGTGAGCAAGGTGCTGGCTTCCACCCCGGAAGGCTTTTTCAACTTCCTGCCGGAGGCCAGCTTCGACGGCGCCATCCACTACATCGCCGCCTGGATCACCATTGGGCTGGGCAGTATCCCTCAGCAGGACGTTTTCCAGCGCGTCATGGCGGCGCGCAGCGCTAAAACGGCGGTGAGGGCATCCTACCTCTCCGGGTTCATGTACCTCACCATCGGCGCGATCCCATTGTTTATCGGGCTCTGCGGCCACATCTTGTATCCGGATGATATACACAGCGGCGACACCCAAATGGTGATCCCCTTCATGGTGCTGGAGCACAGCAGCATCTTCCTGCAGATCATGTTTTTCGGGGCGCTGCTCTCCGCCATTCTCAGCACGACCTCTGGTGCCGTGCTGGCGCCGGCTACCGTGATCGGGGAGAACCTGGTGCGGCCGTATTTTAAAGACATGTCCGACCGGAGCTTGTTGTACATCATGCGCCTTTCAGTAGTGGGCGTAGCGCTGGCCTCGGCGGCCATGGCGATGTGGAACCGCAACATCTACGAGCTGGTAGGGCAGTCTTCGGCGCTCAGCCTGGTGTCGCTCTTCATTCCCCTCACCGCCGGGCTGTACTGGAAGCGGGCTTCCAACTTTGGGGCGCTGGCCTCTATCATTACCGGCATGGTGGTGTGGATCGTTTGCGAGTTTGTCATCGGCACCAGCATTCCCAGCCTGATCTGGGGAGGGGTAGCCAGCTTGTCGGCTATGATGGTGGGGAGTTGGGTGTGGCCGGATGGGACGTATGGGCGGTTTAAGGAGGCGACGGCTTAG
- a CDS encoding PD40 domain-containing protein codes for MKAKKTGLWLLVLLLAVTGLQAQYFGRNKANYENFDFKVYQSPHFEIYNYLNNPERLKAYTEEAERWYEMHQRVLGDTIKARNPIVLYNNHADFQQTNAISGAIGVGTGGVTEALKNRVVLPLAMSQQQSHHVLGHELVHAFQYNMILNGDSTSLSSLANLPLWMVEGLAEYMSIGSIDAHTAMWMRDAVLRDDVPTLKDLQDPSKYFPYRYGQVFWAFLTGLKGDEIIEPFFLATAKYGLEEACKQQLSMSQKNLSELWVQAMKAHFGQFINAKEDRLVGKQLLSKENSGEINIAPEISPNGRYVIFLSEKDLFSIDLFLADARTGEIIRKVASSRKAGHIDDFNYIESSGAWSPDSKEFAFVAVSKGRNILIIKEALTGKTVKEMPIKGVQAFSNPTWSPDGKTIAVAGLVDGQVDLYSVDIRSGEVKQLTDDAYSEMLPRWSEDGTYLVFSSDQLSQENGRVNGSWYFNLARLDVSTGAVTNYDVFPGADNLNPVIDTAGNLIFLSNRDGFRNLYQLDPATGKVYQLTDLITGVSGITPYAPAISIAQRRDRILYTYFSQKGYSIYRASPKDFLYKEVSPDSVDFAAAILPRVNKRASGIVDQQIRELEPRAEIPDTSLASIPYKPKFKLDYVGGSAGVGVGTSNTFGTQTGLAGGVDMLFGDILGNNQLYASLALNGEITDFGGAVAYINRDQRLNWGGSISHIPFRSFGFGGTGFEEIPVGNDVNALVVADTFFVQRIFEDKASAFAFYPFSTTLRVEGSASFARYSSRLDRYVNFYQTDGTYIGNLIGQDRQKVDNGAKGFNLFNTGAALVGDKAVFGLVGPLEGQRFRLGMDKYFGEFNFWFATADYRKYHFFKPFGLAFRALHYGRYGNGSEDLYPMFVGSSWYVRGYNTGNAGTFLSDNGRSVDELFGSKMFVSNFEVRLPFSGPERLALIKSGVFFTELALFVDGGVAWYNFDQFNGDIPLLDGEGNPIKGPTGEPILNYAKAKPIFSTGVSMRVNLFGAMVLEPYYAFPIMTENNLKLGNGTFGLNIIPGW; via the coding sequence ATGAAAGCGAAAAAAACAGGCTTATGGCTCCTGGTATTGTTGCTGGCCGTTACTGGCTTACAAGCTCAATACTTTGGGAGAAATAAGGCCAACTACGAGAATTTTGATTTTAAAGTTTATCAATCGCCTCACTTCGAAATTTATAACTACCTCAACAACCCCGAGCGGTTGAAGGCGTATACGGAGGAGGCAGAACGCTGGTACGAAATGCACCAGCGCGTACTGGGCGATACCATAAAAGCGCGCAACCCCATCGTCCTGTACAACAACCATGCGGACTTCCAGCAGACCAACGCCATTTCCGGCGCCATCGGCGTGGGCACCGGCGGGGTGACGGAAGCGCTCAAGAACCGCGTAGTGTTGCCGCTGGCCATGTCGCAGCAACAGAGCCACCACGTTTTGGGGCACGAGCTGGTGCACGCCTTTCAGTACAATATGATCCTCAACGGCGACTCTACCTCTTTGAGCAGCTTGGCCAACCTGCCCCTGTGGATGGTGGAAGGCCTGGCTGAATATATGTCTATCGGCAGCATCGACGCCCACACCGCCATGTGGATGCGCGACGCCGTGCTGCGCGACGACGTGCCTACCCTAAAAGACCTTCAGGATCCCAGCAAGTATTTTCCCTATCGCTACGGACAGGTATTCTGGGCTTTCCTCACCGGCCTGAAAGGGGACGAGATCATCGAGCCTTTTTTCCTGGCTACAGCCAAATACGGCCTGGAAGAAGCCTGCAAGCAGCAGCTCAGCATGAGCCAGAAAAACCTCTCGGAGCTTTGGGTGCAGGCCATGAAGGCTCACTTCGGGCAATTCATCAACGCCAAAGAAGACCGCCTGGTGGGCAAACAGTTGCTCAGCAAGGAAAATTCCGGAGAGATCAATATCGCGCCGGAGATCAGCCCCAACGGCCGCTACGTGATCTTTCTTTCGGAGAAAGACCTCTTCTCCATCGACCTCTTTCTGGCTGATGCCCGGACGGGCGAGATCATCCGGAAGGTGGCCAGCAGCCGCAAAGCCGGGCACATCGACGACTTCAACTACATCGAATCTTCCGGCGCCTGGTCGCCCGACAGCAAGGAATTTGCTTTTGTAGCCGTCAGCAAAGGCCGCAACATTCTGATCATCAAAGAAGCCCTGACCGGAAAAACAGTTAAGGAGATGCCCATCAAAGGCGTGCAGGCCTTCAGCAACCCCACCTGGTCGCCCGACGGGAAAACCATCGCCGTCGCCGGCCTGGTGGATGGGCAGGTAGACCTCTACTCGGTCGATATCCGCTCCGGAGAGGTGAAGCAGTTGACCGACGACGCCTACTCCGAAATGCTCCCCCGCTGGTCGGAGGACGGAACCTACCTCGTTTTCTCTTCTGACCAACTGAGCCAGGAAAACGGCCGGGTGAATGGCAGTTGGTACTTCAACCTGGCCCGCCTCGACGTCAGTACAGGCGCGGTCACCAATTACGATGTCTTCCCCGGCGCCGACAACCTCAACCCGGTGATCGACACCGCCGGCAACCTCATCTTCTTGTCCAACCGGGACGGCTTCCGCAACCTTTACCAGTTGGACCCCGCTACCGGCAAAGTCTATCAGTTGACCGACCTGATCACCGGAGTGAGCGGCATTACGCCCTACGCTCCGGCCATCAGCATTGCCCAGCGGCGCGACCGTATTTTGTACACGTACTTCTCTCAAAAAGGGTATTCGATCTACCGGGCCAGCCCGAAGGACTTCCTGTATAAAGAAGTGAGCCCGGATAGTGTCGACTTCGCCGCCGCCATCCTGCCCCGGGTCAACAAGCGGGCTTCCGGCATCGTCGACCAGCAGATCCGGGAGCTGGAACCAAGGGCGGAAATCCCTGACACCAGCCTCGCGTCTATTCCGTACAAGCCCAAGTTTAAACTGGATTATGTGGGCGGCTCAGCCGGCGTCGGCGTCGGCACCAGCAACACCTTCGGCACCCAAACCGGCCTTGCCGGCGGCGTCGATATGCTCTTTGGCGATATCCTCGGCAACAACCAGCTGTACGCCAGCCTGGCGCTGAACGGCGAGATCACCGATTTCGGCGGCGCCGTTGCCTACATCAACCGCGACCAACGCCTCAACTGGGGCGGGTCGATATCTCACATTCCGTTCCGCAGCTTTGGTTTTGGCGGCACGGGTTTCGAAGAAATACCGGTCGGTAATGACGTTAACGCACTGGTAGTGGCCGACACCTTCTTTGTGCAACGCATTTTCGAAGACAAGGCCAGCGCCTTTGCCTTCTACCCCTTCTCCACCACGCTGAGAGTGGAAGGCAGCGCCTCTTTCGCCCGCTACAGCTCCCGCCTCGACCGCTACGTCAATTTTTATCAAACCGACGGCACCTATATCGGCAACCTCATCGGGCAGGACCGCCAGAAGGTGGACAATGGCGCCAAGGGTTTCAACCTGTTCAACACCGGCGCTGCCCTGGTCGGCGACAAGGCGGTCTTCGGGCTGGTCGGCCCGCTGGAGGGGCAGCGTTTCCGGCTGGGCATGGATAAGTACTTCGGTGAGTTCAATTTCTGGTTTGCTACGGCCGACTACCGCAAATACCACTTTTTCAAGCCCTTTGGGCTGGCCTTCCGGGCCTTGCACTACGGCCGGTACGGCAACGGAAGCGAAGACCTCTATCCCATGTTCGTGGGTAGTTCCTGGTACGTCCGGGGTTACAATACCGGCAATGCGGGCACCTTCCTGAGCGATAACGGCAGGAGTGTGGACGAGCTGTTCGGCAGCAAGATGTTTGTTTCCAACTTCGAAGTGAGGCTGCCATTCAGCGGCCCGGAGCGGCTGGCGCTCATCAAGTCGGGCGTGTTCTTCACCGAGCTGGCCCTGTTTGTCGACGGCGGCGTGGCCTGGTACAACTTCGACCAGTTTAATGGCGACATCCCCCTGCTCGACGGCGAGGGCAACCCCATCAAAGGCCCGACCGGAGAACCGATCCTGAATTACGCGAAAGCGAAGCCGATATTCAGCACCGGCGTATCCATGCGGGTCAACCTCTTCGGCGCTATGGTGCTGGAGCCTTACTATGCTTTCCCTATCATGACTGAAAATAACCTGAAACTGGGTAATGGCACTTTTGGCCTGAATATTATCCCGGGCTGGTAG